Proteins from a genomic interval of Yarrowia lipolytica chromosome 1E, complete sequence:
- a CDS encoding uncharacterized protein (Compare to YALI0E28787g, similar to uniprot|P47039 Saccharomyces cerevisiae YJL060w) yields the protein MLLRRVVHNTSSIRFYSSMTLQPLPKPARFAQTPKDVWSLINEAAAASEEASGKKVVNLGQGFFSYSPPQFAIDAAKKALDVPALNQYSPTRGRPSLLKAVSDAYSPYFGRTLDPASEIVITAGANEGMYAAFTAFLNPGDEVIVFEPFFDQYISNIELPGGKVVYVPLHPPKDSQHTSSAANWSLDIAEFEAAITPKTKMIVVNTPQNPTGKVFSKEELTQIGELAVKHNLIVLSDEVYDRLYFEPFTRIATLNEALARLTLTVGSAGKIFAATGWRVGWLIGNPDLIKYVAAAHTRICFCVNSPLQEASAQALIQAQTNSYYDDTIASIKKKHELLNSAFEYLGLPYSQAQGGFFVLVNFSKVKIPADYAFPSDLDGRAKDFRTAYWLIKEVGVVAIPPTEFFIPEHAHLAEDYLRFAVCKDDDLLEEAVERLKGLKKYIE from the coding sequence ATGCTTCTTCGTCGAGTTGTCCACAACACATCCTCCATCAGGTTCTATTCTTCCATGACTCTCCAGCCACTTCCCAAGCCCGCACGATTCGCTCAGACTCCTAAGGACGTGTGGTCTCTCATCAacgaggctgctgctgcttccgAAGAGGCTTCCGGAAAGAAGGTGGTCAACCTTGGCCAGGGCTTTTTTTCCTACTCGCCTCCTCAGTTTGCCATTGATGCTGCTAAGAAGGCTCTTGATGTACCTGCGCTGAATCAGTACTCTCCTACACGTGGTCGACCTTCTCTTCTTAAGGCTGTCTCTGACGCTTACTCTCCTTACTTTGGACGAACTCTTGATCCTGCCTCCGAGATTGTCATTACTGCCGGTGCCAATGAGGGCATGTACGCCGCCTTCACCGCCTTCCTGAACCCGGGCGATGAAGTCATTGTTTTCGAGCCCTTCTTCGATCAGTacatctccaacattgAGCTTCCTGGTGGAAAGGTCGTCTATGTTCCCCTCCACCCCCCCAAGGATTCTCAGCATACCTCCTCTGCCGCCAATTGGTCCTTGGACATCGCGGAGTTCGAAGCTGCCATCAcccccaagaccaagatgATTGTTGTGAACACCCCTCAGAACCCCACTGGTAAGGTCTTCagcaaggaggagctgaccCAGATTGGTGAGCTTGCCGTCAAACACAACCTCATTGTGCTATCCGACGAGGTCTACGATCGTCTATACTTTGAGCCATTCACCCGAATTGCTACTCTTAACGAGGCTCTTGCTCGTCTGACTCTCACTGTTGGATCTGCCGGAAAGATTTTTGCTGCTACCGGATGGCGAGTCGGCTGGCTGATCGGAAACCCTGATCTGATTAAGTacgtcgctgctgctcacaCCCGaatctgtttctgtgtcaATTCTCCTCTCCAGGAAGCCTCCGCACAGGCTCTGATCCAGGCCCAGACTAACTCGTACTACGACGACACTATTGCTAGcatcaagaagaaacatgagctgctcaactcGGCGTTTGAATATCTTGGACTGCCCTACTCTCAGGCCCAGGGTGGCTTCTTTGTGCTTGtcaacttctccaaggtGAAGATTCCCGCTGATTATGCTTTCCCCTCTGACCTGGACGGCCGAGCCAAGGATTTCCGAACCGCATATTGGCTTATTAAGGaggttggagttgttgcTATCCCTCCCACCGAGTTTTTCATTCCCGAGCATGCTCATCTCGCTGAGGATTACCTGCGATTTGCTGTCTGCAAGGACGATGATCTGCTTGAGGAGGCTGTGGAGCGACTCAAGGGACTCAAGAAGTACATTGAGTAA
- a CDS encoding uncharacterized protein (Compare to YALI0E28809g, some similarities with DEHA0D08514g Debaryomyces hansenii IPF 1492.1), with protein MKFAKKLQQTLEEEDIPQEWRTAAIQYKALKKCITKVVNELEEYGLEKETLEMLLQYHQAQQDKDKLHEEKEETKEIQSSDPAIVYSFEGDLREFVPTITITLDKDKNIPMAAKLSSSTRKKLNRILHSDKSIQVVDRSKSVIKHVDSDEEELEDAADLEMELDNDEASLSDSSAKKGGERRRSAQNISNYLKTRKSSAQPIPVVKTNNDMETRPLMRVNSVGSIDSDRSTFSQSSLIWNGDMSDGIYESDDGFGRRPSYASSVFSQADSRQGSRSGSMYNFESVSSRPTSIKNYESSATVGDSRRPKDVPQFQERFTLAVPTYNGSNRILAASPTSPTTNTSGSSLHISPGTSPTATTKSPPAAVSPGTSPTHTIHQIQSMVEPTPTPAPKPRSQSFASTAPSVATTTPISPRLMYTEDGPKMVIQLQSDSEFFHMLMKELQDLDDLKSSLKKTFEAEVLDLAKEISTVASPGTKKSDMYRWRQIFQLYIEAGIFFSDHEAMAGPTNSVQAKERLQWFWDQLQKQSLVTGFKNKRSRKAFVDFWNLNSELVKNHVYQELNQTAITKILKKFDKQTALTSRQSFPPFIAAGPNGTASLAKTMMYVMSERLLSIVPQIDDYLCPICSSIAVKPIRLSCNHVFCVRCLVKLQRKGEDRCPLCRELNVLEADESNLDEAHLKYLKLYFPKEAKAKQIENEKEITAEQFQNINNAKCVIM; from the coding sequence ATGAAGTTTGCCAAGAAGCTACAAcagactctggaggaggaagacatTCCCCAGGAGTGGCGAACTGCTGCCATCCAGTACAAGGCCCTGAAAAAATGCATCACTAAGGTCGTCAACGAGCTCGAGGAGTACGGTTTGGAAAAGGAGACCCTCGAGATGCTGCTACAATATCACCAAGCCCAGCAAGACAAGGATAAGCTAcatgaggagaaggaggagaccaaggagattcAGTCGTCGGACCCGGCTATCGTCTACTCGTTCGAGGGCGATCTTCGAGAGTTCGTTCCCACCATTACAATAACCCTAGACAAGGATAAGAACATTCCCATGGCTGCCAAGCTGTCTTCTTCGACAcgaaagaagctcaacCGAATCCTGCACTCCGACAAGTCCATTCAGGTTGTGGACAGATCAAAGTCCGTGATTAAGCACGTGGACTCcgatgaagaagagctggaggacgcCGCCGATCTGGAAATGGAGCTGGACAACGATGAGGCCAGTCTCAGCGACTCCTCTGCCAAGAAAGGTGGGGAACGACGAAGATCTGCACAAAATATCTCCAACTATCTTAAGACGAGGAAGTCCTCGGCCCAGCCTATTCCCGTCGTCAAAACCAACAACGACATGGAAACTCGTCCATTGATGAGGGTCAATTCCGTGGGATCTATTGATTCGGACAGGTCCACGTTTTCGCAATCCTCACTCATTTGGAACGGAGACATGTCAGACGGCATATACGAAAGCGACGACGGATTCGGGAGACGACCCAGTTATGCGAGCAGCGTTTTTTCTCAGGCAGACTCGCGACAGGGCTCGAGATCTGGTTCTATGTACAACTTTGAGTCTGTTTCCAGCAGACCTACTTCTATCAAGAATTATGAGTCAAGTGCAACAGTGGGTGACTCACGGCGACCTAAAGACGTGCCTCAGTTTCAGGAGAGATTCACTCTGGCTGTTCCCACATATAACGGCTCAAATAGAATACTTGCCGCTAGTCCTACGAgccccaccaccaacaccagcgGCTCTTCTTTGCATATCTCTCCTGGAACCTCTCCTACTGCCACTACAAAGAGTCCTCCTGCTGCAGTATCCCCTGGAACCTCTCCCACCCACACAATCCACCAGATCCAGTCTATGGTGGAACCTACTCCCACCCCTGCTCCCAAGCCGCGCTCCCAATCTTTTGCATCTACCGCTCCCTCTGTGGCCACAACTACCCCCATCTCTCCACGACTCATGTACACCGAGGACGGCCCCAAAATGGTCATCCAGCTGCAGTCGGACTCGGAGTTCTTCCACATGCTCATGAAAGAGTTGCAGGATCTCGATGATCTCAAATCGTCACTCAAAAAGACTTTTGAAGCCGAAGTGCTCGACCTAGCCAAGGAAATCTCCACAGTCGCTTCGCCAGGAACAAAGAAATCGGACATGTATAGATGGAGACAAATCTTCCAGCTGTACATTGAGGCGGGCATCTTCTTTTCGGACCACGAGGCAATGGCAGGACCCACAAATTCCGTTCAGGCCAAAGAACGTCTCCAGTGGTTCTGGGATcagctgcagaagcagTCGCTTGTTACAGGTTTCAAGAACAAGCGATCCAGGAAGGCTTTTGTCGACTTCTGGAACCTCAACTCGGAACTGGTCAAGAACCACGTCTACCAGGAACTCAACCAGACTGCGATCACGaagattctcaagaagttcGACAAGCAAACCGCACTCACTTCGAGACAATCTTTCCCTCCTTTCATTGCTGCTGGTCCCAATGGAACAGCATCTTTAGCCAAGACGATGATGTACGTCATGTCTGAACGACTCCTGTCCATCGTACCCCAGATTGACGACTACCTCTGTCCGATCTGCTCATCTATTGCAGTCAAGCCTATCAGACTATCGTGTAACCATGTCTTTTGTGTGCGATGTCTGGTGAAGTTGCAGCGAAAGGGAGAAGACCGATGCCCTCTCTGTCGAGAACTCAACGTGCTGGAGGCTGATGAGTCCAACCTGGATGAAGCCCACCTTAAGTACCTCAAGCTGTACTTCCCTAAGGAAGCGAAGGCAAAACAAATCGAGAACGAAAAGGAGATAACTGCCGAACAGTTTCagaacatcaacaacgCGAAGTGCGTCATCATGTAA
- a CDS encoding uncharacterized protein (Compare to YALI0E28831g, weakly similar to CA1345|Candida albicans IPF6003) yields MARNPRKRTRASKQTASSWTSQIALDTTSQDVEIDTKHEVSQPGEKVHAGSDTEPDAVKMENEYASNNTSEPPAAAAVKLESSETVIASDSSTRMSWSVASFPVFGDTELPRAAAFTSKTPLQEISDASLNVQALSPHVKPEDVLATPGVKGECYDIFQFLHEEYQPEAGALNLDQHLWGYRSDLSASVRLLMSSDSARRLSKFCISLEGDVEISGPTTFPICLISVDSNGVYGGVHPREALRKNLLADHKYRFQPVFAIPREEFMFPGEEFLRSSKIAEDLEYTTIILNPYEHGALESVISISGSLNHISRIIRFFCVRSRTSVLQLLIGNLTHNERTDRAAVCCSIRPGVEIGKWSLPGSNESVVSIPITIGSSGDGNRWSIEPRLDAIAKLCYLNNNPPVEDFNSQYEPVMPIVEYGGLWTKPVFCYDYPDAMATESEGDGEEEQPITGSEIGSEFFTPDSVLERSVYQTDIVLPRFNQKTQLIHGEVKRLSEKLGITTRTSNVNSGLITGTRVDLAGDRDKVQKLVDTVRDIAQS; encoded by the coding sequence ATGGCACGCAACCCCAGAAAACGCACTCGCGCCAGCAAGCAGACCGCATCCTCATGGACATCTCAGATCGCCCTTGATACTACAAGCCAAGACGTGGAAATCGACACAAAACATGAAGTGTCTCAACCTGGGGAAAAAGTTCATGCAGGGTCTGACACAGAGCCTGACGCGGTCAAAATGGAGAATGAATacgcctccaacaacacatCAGAGCCACCAGCCGCTGCCGCTGTGAAGCTAGAGTCATCAGAAACTGTCATTGCATCAGATTCTTCCACACGAATGTCCTGGAGTGTGGCCTCTTTCCCTGTGTTTGGAGACACAGAACTACCTCGCGCAGCTGCATTTACCTCCAAGACGCCTCTACAAGAGATCTCAGACGCGTCTCTCAATGTCCAGGCTTTATCGCCGCATGTGAAGCCTGAAGATGTCTTAGCGACCCCTGGAGTCAAGGGGGAATGTTATGACATATTCCAGTTTCTGCATGAGGAGTACCAACCTGAAGCCGGTGCCCTGAATCTCGATCAACATCTATGGGGATACAGATCAGATCTCTCTGCTTCAGTTAGACTCCTCATGAGCTCAGACTCTGCTCGTCGCCTCTCCAAGTTTTGCATTTCACTGGAAGGCGACGTGGAGATCTCGGGACCTACCACATTCCCCATCTGCCTCATATCAGTAGACTCTAATGGGGTATATGGAGGCGTCCATCCCAGGGAGGCTCTTCGAAAAAATCTTTTGGCAGATCACAAGTACAGATTCCAGCCCGTGTTTGCTATTCCACGCGAGGAGTTCATGTTCCCCGGAGAGGAGTTCCTTAGGAGCTCTAAGATAGCTGAGGATCTGGAGTATACAACAATTATCCTAAACCCTTACGAACACGGAGCCCTGGAGTCCGTCATCAGTATCAGTGGTTCATTGAATCACATTTCACGCATCATTCGGTTTTTCTGTGTGCGGTCCAGAACTTCAGTTCTTCAGCTGTTGATCGGGAACTTGACCCACAACGAAAGGACTGATAGAGCCGCAGTATGTTGTTCCATTCGTCCTGGAGTCGAGATCGGAAAATGGTCGTTGCCTGGATCCAACGAGTCCGTTGTTTCCATTCCCATCACTATTGGTTCCAGTGGCGATGGGAATAGATGGTCTATCGAGCCCAGACTTGATGCTATCGCCAAGCTTTGTtacctcaacaacaaccccCCCGTGGAGGACTTCAATTCCCAATACGAGCCTGTGATGCCGATCGTGGAATATGGTGGTCTATGGACCAAGCCAGTATTTTGCTATGACTATCCAGATGCCATGGCCACTGAGAGTGAGGGTGAcggtgaagaagaacagCCTATCACTGGGTCTGAGATTGGCAGTGAGTTCTTTACCCCCGACTCAGTGTTGGAGAGGAGCGTTTACCAGACCGATATTGTTCTTCCTCGCTTTAATCAGAAGACACAGCTGATCCACGGAGAGGTCAAGCGGCTGTCTGAAAAGCTGGGAATCACCACTAGAACCTCTAATGTCAACTCGGGTCTCATCACCGGGACCAGGGTTGATCTTGCTGGCGACAGGGATAaggtccagaagctcgttGACACAGTTCGGGATATCGCTCAGTCCTGA
- a CDS encoding uncharacterized protein (Compare to YALI0E28853g, weakly similar to wi|NCU05244.1 Neurospora crassa NCU05244.1 hypothetical protein (39359 - 38390)) — translation MQQSKYLPSPLERYKFWDERFTIARESLPAGSWDALLYGRCKPIRATDDKNGYTEMDFEFTITDDILNGLGSMHGGAVASLLDNMTTMANYIDSRVWRTIPIFYNATEDEPEEGMVFKSLSEEQKDEIFGHLLLHIGDWCGVSRTLNTTYLRALELGQTYILKCTTPSRGMRLHHHLGRVFDQQGRLCVSLEHGKAHNGAPILKFKKPNL, via the coding sequence ATGCAGCAGTCGAAATATCTCCCTAGTCCCCTCGAGCGATACAAGTTCTGGGACGAGCGATTCACCATTGCCCGAGAGTCCCTTCCTGCTGGCAGCTGGGACGCTCTGCTGTATGGACGATGCAAACCCATTCGAGCCACTGACGACAAAAACGGTTACACCGAGATGGACTTTGAATTCACAATTACAGACGATATTCTCAATGGTCTGGGTTCCATGCATGGCGGAGCTGTGGCCTCCTTGCTCGATAACATGACCACCATGGCTAACTACATTGATTCGCGTGTGTGGCGTACCATCCCTATCTTTTACAACGCTACTGAGGACGAGCCAGAGGAAGGAATGGTGTTCAAGAGCCTAtctgaggagcagaaggaTGAGATCTTTGGCCACTTGCTGTTGCATATTGGAGACTGGTGTGGTGTTTCTCGAACCCTGAACACCACATACCTGCGTGCTCTTGAACTGGGTCAGACCTACATTCTCAAATGCAccactccttctcgagGCATGCGACTGCACCACCATCTTGGTCGTGTTTTCGACCAGCAGGGTCGATTGTGTGTGTCTCTTGAGCATGGTAAGGCTCATAACGGAGCTCCCATTCTCAAGTTTAAGAAGCCCAACCTGTAG
- a CDS encoding uncharacterized protein (Compare to YALI0E28875g, similar to uniprot|P09230 Yarrowia lipolytica XPR2 Alkaline extracellular protease precursor (EC 3.4.21.-) (AEP)), protein MKFSAIVSLFAVAVAAQKSIEQIVSEHQERFRLAKRDVVPSNDSDETVSAFAASVQDRYIILFEQGASLQTREEHYNQVDTMTSAQGAISNVFGSLADIGHKITQGIEGTYAFGTAKEGSQSLYGYYGKFSADTVEKIKNTKGVKVVEKDSIETIAAPAVQFDEVPEEQTLAKRQSSPTYYLKQNATWGISRISQRNNPLGTNTEGFYYFRGATTGAAPLVYVIDTGIRTTHKQFYGRASFGANFIDDVDTDENGHGTHVAGTIGAYDYGVSMWTRLISVKIFDKNRNGSLSGFLSGLSWAIDHHLKNPSQRAIVNYSGSGAVSQARDAAVARAIAAGLPVVAAAGNAAGNACDVGPANNANVTGFISVAASDNEDAIAGFSNFGKCVNVFAPGVDILSLSFQSDTGLATMSGTSMATPHVSGIMSYWLTLNLGMTPAQMADLLTENATPIKIKGNHPDTVNLMANNLVFDSNSP, encoded by the coding sequence ATGAAGTTTTCAGCTATCGTGTCTCTGTTTGCGGTGGCCGTGGCTGCCCAAAAGTCCATCGAACAGATTGTCTCGGAGCACCAGGAGCGGTTCCGACTCGCCAAGCGCGACGTTGTTCCTTCCAACGACTCAGACGAGACCGTGTCTGCATTCGCAGCCTCCGTCCAGGACCGATATATCATTTTGTTCGAGCAGGGAGCCTCTCTCCAGACTCGAGAGGAGCACTACAACCAGGTCGACACTATGACCTCAGCTCAGGGTGCTATCTCCAACGTGTTTGGCTCTCTCGCTGACATCGGACACAAGATTACCCAGGGTATTGAGGGAACCTATGCCTTTGGTACGGCCAAGGAAGGTAGCCAGTCCTTGTACGGATACTACGGCAAGTTCTCTGCCGACACagtcgagaagatcaagaatACCAAGGGTGTCAAggttgtggagaaggatTCCATCGAAACCATTGCTGCCCCTGCTGTCCAGTTCGACGAAGTACCTGAAGAACAGACTCTTGCTAAGCGACAGAGCAGCCCCACATACTACCTCAAGCAGAACGCTACTTGGGGTATTTCTCGAATCTCACAGCGAAACAACCCCCTGGGCACCAACACTGAGGGCTTCTACTACTTCCGAGGTGCTACTACCGGTGCCGCCCCTCTTGTTTACGTGATCGACACTGGTATTCGAACCACTCACAAGCAGTTCTATGGACGAGCCTCCTTTGGTGCCAACTTCATTGACGACGTTGACACAGACGAGAATGGACACGGTACACACGTCGCCGGTACCATTGGTGCCTACGACTACGGCGTGTCCATGTGGACCCGACTCATCTCCGTCAAGATTTTCGACAAGAACCGAAACGGTTCTCTGTCTGGTTTCCTATCTGGTCTCTCGTGGGCCATTGACCACCATCTCAAGAACCCCAGCCAGCGAGCTATTGTCAACTACTCTGGCTCCGGAGCTGTTTCGCAGGCTCGAGACGCTGCCGTTGCCAGAGCCATCGCTGCCGGTCTTCCTgttgtcgctgctgctggaaacgCTGCTGGCAACGCCTGCGACGTCGGACCCGCCAACAATGCGAACGTGACCGGTTTCATCTCTGTTGCCGCTTCCGACAACGAGGACGCCATTGCCGGCTTCTCCAACTTTGGCAAATGCGTCAACGTCTTCGCCCCTGGCGTTGACATTCTGTCACTGTCCTTCCAGTCCGACACTGGTCTGGCTACCATGTCTGGAACTTCCATGGCCACTCCCCACGTATCTGGAATCATGTCCTACTGGCTGACTCTCAACCTGGGCATGACCCCTGCCCAGATGGCTGATCTTCTCACAGAGAACGCCACCCCCATCAAGATCAAGGGCAATCATCCCGACACCGTCAACCTCATGGCCAACAACCTGGTGTTTGACTCAAACTCTCCTTAG
- a CDS encoding uncharacterized protein (Compare to YALI0E28897g, similar to Saccharomyces cerevisiae SUB1 (YMR039C); ancestral locus Anc_2.602, similar to wi|NCU04584.1 Neurospora crassa NCU04584. 1 predicted protein (17071 - 16429)), translating into MAEDKVFELGNDKRVTVREFKGRTLIDIRAFYEKDGKKLPGSKGISLTEAQFEELSEQVQSIQDAVLAMKAEKEGDKAKAKESKAAEHAEKRVNDKKRKANDDATKDKHESKDAETKKSRGKRILSEEFIVDEDDF; encoded by the coding sequence ATGGCTGAAGATAAGGTGTTTGAACTGGGAAATGATAAGCGTGTGACGGTGCGTGAGTTCAAGGGCCGGACACTGATTGATATCCGGGCCTTCTACGAGAAAGACGGAAAGAAATTGCCCGGCTCAAAGGGCATTTCTCTGACAGAAGCTCAATTTGAAGAGCTCTCAGAACAAGTGCAAAGCATCCAAGATGCCGTGTTGGCGATgaaggccgagaaggagggagacaaggccaaggccaaggaaTCAAAGGCTGCAGAACACGCGGAGAAGCGTgtcaacgacaagaagcgCAAGGCTAATGACGATGCTACTAAGGATAAACACGAAAGCAAAGATGCTGAGACAAAGAAGTCTCGTGGAAAGAGAATCCTCTCAGAGGAGTTCATCGTGGATGAGGACGATTTCTAA
- a CDS encoding uncharacterized protein (Compare to YALI0E28919g, similar to Saccharomyces cerevisiae PHO13 (YDL236W); ancestral locus Anc_2.25, similar to uniprot|P19881 Saccharomyces cerevisiae YDL236w PHO13 4-nitrophenylphosphatase), giving the protein MSVKITTKEQAQKFLDQYDDFLFDCDGVLWQGNHLLPHVPETLQLLRDNGKRLIFVTNNSTKSRQAYTKKFEKFGIKVNKEEIFGSAYSAAVYLQKVVKFPKDKKVLVVGETGLEEELTEAGIPWLGATDAAYNRVADDEALSSIVRDKSIGAVLCGLDFHINYYKIANALIQLQDPETLFLATNIDSTYPSHGKLLPGAGTIVGTLETSSGRKPVALGKPSQAMMDCIKAQFEFDPSKACMVGDRLNTDMRFGEEGGLGTLFVLSGVDTEESIKKEDAVAKPKYYADKLGDLYELLKN; this is encoded by the coding sequence ATGAGTGTCAAGATCACCACCAAAGAGCAGGCCCAGAAGTTTCTAGACCAGTACGACGACTTCCTGTTTGATTGTGATGGAGTTCTCTGGCAGGGAAACCACCTGCTCCCCCATGTTCCTGAAACTCTTCAGCTTCTGCGAGATAACGGCAAGCGGCTGATTTTCGTCACCAACAATTCGACCAAGTCTCGACAGGCATACACTAAGAAGTTTGAGAAGTTTGGCATCAAggtcaacaaggaggagatctttGGATCCGCCTACTCGGCCGCCGTCTACCTCCAGAAGGTGGTCAAGTTccccaaggacaagaaggtgcttgttgttggagagaCTGgcttggaggaggaattGACCGAAGCAGGTATCCCCTGGCTCGGAGCCACCGACGCCGCTTACAATCGAGTggccgacgacgaggctCTGTCGTCGATTGTGCGAGATAAGTCTATTGGAGCTGTTCTATGCGGTCTGGACTTCCACATCAACTACTACAAGATCGCCAACGCTCTTATCCAACTGCAGGACCCCGAGACTCTGTTCCTAGCCACGAACATCGACTCTACATACCCCTCTCACGGAAAGCTGCTTCCCGGAGCCGGAACTATTGTTGGAACCCTTGAGACGTCTTCTGGCCGAAAGCCCGTTGCTCTTGGAAAGCCTTCTCAAGCCATGATGGACTGTATCAAGGCTCAGTTCGAGTTTGATCCCTCCAAGGCCTGTATGGTCGGTGACCGTCTCAACACGGATATGCGATTCGGCGAGGAAGGAGGTCTGGGAACACTCTTTGTGCTCAGCGGTGTCGACACCGAGGAGAgcatcaagaaggaggacgcGGTCGCAAAGCCCAAGTACTATGCCGATAAACTCGGAGACCTTTACGAGCTTCTCAAAAACTAG
- a CDS encoding uncharacterized protein (Compare to YALI0E28930g, gnl|GLV|YALI0E28930g [Yarrowia lipolytica] similar to B16.6 Bos taurus accessory protein of NADH-ubiquinone reductase (complex I)) — protein sequence MPSVGQDLPPVGGYEPVQWRRNLPARGFRPLVYLAALCGICGYGFYRALGGIQERRELKREKLWARIYLMPLLQAEEDRQTVRRSIAQLEREKEIMKGTGFDVDKSVYNDGKFHAPALMIPPK from the exons ATGCCTTCAGTTGGCCAAGATTTGCCCCCTGTCGGAGGATACGAACCCGTCCAGTGGAGA CGAAACCTCCCGGCACGAGGATTCCGACCCCTTGTCTACCTTGCTGCTCTCTGCGGTATCTGCGGTTACGGTTTTTACAGAGCCCTCGGAGGTATTCAGGAGCGACGAGAGCTCAAGCGAGAAAAGCTGTGGGCCCGAATCTACCTCAtgcctcttctgcaggccgaggaggaccgACAGACCGTTCGACGATCTATTGCCCAGCTCgagcgagagaaggagatcatGAAGGGTACTGGCTTCGACGTCGACAAGTCTGTCTACAACGATGGCAAGTTCCATGCTCCTGCCCTCATGATCCCTCCCAAATAA